From a single Chitinivorax sp. B genomic region:
- a CDS encoding efflux RND transporter periplasmic adaptor subunit → MRASWLFASTFTLAACSEPPPVPKPVPKVLVETIRQQATVAEYQYSGEIRGRHETPLAFQVGGQVLSRHVDVGSHVQTNQLLMRINPRDLDFATQQQQAAVKAAEADVRLAEKAMAQSRDLFQQQFISQAELDRSQNTFDLARARASQTQAAAAVSQNQRNYASLTAQHAGVIAELTIEPGQIVQAGQPVAVLVRDGEREVEISVPEQRLNEFRSIQRHDVEIWALPGLQLQATLRELAPNADKTSRTYKARLTLVDAPDTIQLGMTAKVRSQQAVTPHINIPTSALYQGGSVMGVWCVDAGKVHFKPVVLGAVNNQRVTVLVGLRPGERIVTTGVQKLAEGMDVRIEEARS, encoded by the coding sequence ATGAGAGCTAGCTGGCTCTTTGCGTCCACCTTTACCTTGGCCGCTTGTAGTGAACCACCACCCGTGCCCAAACCAGTCCCGAAGGTGCTGGTGGAAACCATCAGACAGCAAGCCACCGTCGCTGAATACCAATACAGCGGCGAAATCCGAGGCCGCCATGAAACGCCGTTGGCGTTTCAGGTGGGTGGACAAGTGCTCAGTCGGCACGTGGATGTAGGCAGTCACGTCCAGACCAACCAGTTGTTAATGCGAATCAACCCACGTGATCTGGATTTTGCAACACAGCAACAACAAGCAGCAGTGAAAGCGGCGGAGGCCGATGTCAGATTGGCCGAAAAAGCCATGGCACAGTCACGAGACCTGTTCCAGCAACAGTTCATCAGCCAGGCAGAACTGGATCGCAGCCAAAACACATTTGACCTAGCACGCGCCCGCGCTTCACAGACCCAGGCTGCCGCAGCGGTCAGCCAGAATCAACGTAACTACGCCAGCCTGACAGCGCAGCATGCCGGTGTGATTGCGGAATTGACGATCGAGCCTGGCCAGATCGTACAAGCCGGCCAGCCTGTTGCAGTACTGGTGCGTGATGGCGAACGCGAGGTCGAAATCAGTGTTCCTGAGCAACGCCTGAACGAGTTCCGCAGTATCCAGCGACATGATGTGGAAATCTGGGCCTTACCGGGCCTGCAACTGCAAGCCACATTGCGTGAATTGGCCCCCAATGCCGATAAAACCAGTCGTACCTACAAAGCACGCCTGACGTTGGTGGATGCACCTGACACCATCCAATTAGGAATGACAGCCAAAGTCCGGTCACAGCAAGCCGTCACACCCCATATCAACATTCCAACCAGTGCCCTGTATCAAGGTGGAAGTGTCATGGGCGTCTGGTGCGTGGATGCGGGCAAAGTGCATTTCAAACCTGTGGTACTGGGGGCGGTGAACAATCAACGTGTTACGGTATTGGTGGGCCTGCGGCCTGGGGAGCGCATCGTCACCACTGGCGTACAAAAGCTGGCGGAAGGCATGGATGTCCGCATTGAGGAAGCCCGGTCATGA
- a CDS encoding efflux RND transporter permease subunit has protein sequence MKTGFNLTEWTLKHQQLAWFFMILTLLAGLFAYQRLGRAEDPDYTIRDMVVTLYWPGATAQEMEQQIADRVEKKLQETPSLDMIRSYSMPGQSVIFVTLRDSVNGSAVRDTWVKVRNSVGDIRHTLPDGVVGPFFNDRFDDTFGSVYAFTANDLSYAQLQQYVNAARQTLLGLRYVAKVEIVGQQNERIYVEGSSTKLAQLGLDPQLILQALKSQNAVKDAGMMETGTDNIQIRLSGTFDKLEQIRNLGIQAGNRTFRLGDIATVQRGYAEPFDTRMFYNGRPAIGLAVSMEKGGDVLKLGDNLNQAITQIRQELPMGVALNQVSDQPKVVKAAIGEFMKTLIEAVVIVLAVSFVSLGRRAGVVVALSIPLVLCAVFLAMQALHIDLHKISLGALIIALGLLVDDAIIAVEMMELKLSQGWDKLKAASYAYSATAFPMLTGTLITAAGFLPVGLSVGGASEYTGAIFWVVTIALLVSWVIAVTATPLLGFHLLQNHSGHVADNAIKPSRFNRLFTQLLSWCLRHKWMTLTITLVAFLGALALDPWVKKEFFPASTRPELIVDLTLPEGASLLQTQAVVDRFSHTLQGDPRIVNFVSYVGASSPRFVLVMDQNLGASNFAQFIILAKDAVARDALRQSVEQIFARQFENVRARARILPNGPPSPYPVMLRVHGPQHEQVVKIAEQVAQVMRRHPDAGEVHLDWHQKSKALRLEVDQDKARALGIDPEELATGIRALITGLPISQFREADKLIDVIVRLDHADRTNLAHIEALPIHLGNGRFVPLAQVAKVSLDMEHGLIWRRNRQPNITVQASVLGNAKGNDVTLAIYDNLAGLRAKLPASYHIEIAGDAEESAKSAEQLVAQLPAMLVAIMILLMLQLQSIGRTMLVLLTAPLGMIGVNTFLILFNQPMGFVAQLGVIALAGMIMRNSVILIDQIEKQIASGQNAWQAIIDSALLRFRPIMLTAAAAMLGMIPLTRSAFWGPMAVAIMGGLLVATALTLLSLPAMYAAWYRVVEPDDRQP, from the coding sequence ATGAAAACAGGATTCAACCTGACCGAATGGACGCTGAAACATCAGCAACTGGCCTGGTTCTTCATGATACTGACACTTCTGGCAGGCTTATTCGCCTACCAGCGACTGGGGCGCGCAGAAGATCCCGATTACACCATTCGCGATATGGTTGTCACGTTGTATTGGCCCGGTGCGACTGCACAGGAGATGGAACAGCAAATTGCCGATCGCGTCGAAAAGAAGCTACAGGAGACCCCAAGCCTGGACATGATTCGCAGCTATTCGATGCCTGGGCAATCGGTCATTTTTGTTACCCTGCGCGATTCCGTCAATGGCAGTGCCGTACGCGATACCTGGGTCAAGGTACGCAATTCAGTGGGTGATATTCGTCATACCCTGCCGGATGGTGTGGTTGGCCCATTCTTCAATGACCGTTTCGACGATACCTTTGGCTCGGTCTATGCTTTCACTGCCAATGACTTATCCTATGCCCAATTGCAGCAGTATGTGAATGCTGCTCGACAAACGTTGCTTGGACTGCGTTATGTCGCCAAAGTGGAAATCGTGGGTCAGCAAAACGAACGCATCTATGTGGAAGGCAGTAGCACTAAACTGGCACAGCTGGGCTTGGATCCACAACTGATCTTGCAAGCGCTGAAATCGCAAAATGCGGTAAAGGATGCTGGCATGATGGAAACAGGTACCGACAATATCCAGATCCGGCTATCAGGCACTTTCGACAAACTTGAGCAGATCCGCAATCTGGGGATACAGGCCGGTAACCGCACCTTTCGCCTAGGTGACATTGCCACGGTACAACGTGGCTACGCCGAACCCTTCGATACCCGTATGTTTTACAACGGCAGGCCAGCAATCGGCTTGGCGGTATCCATGGAAAAAGGTGGTGATGTCTTGAAACTAGGCGACAACCTGAATCAGGCCATCACACAAATCCGACAGGAACTGCCGATGGGTGTCGCCTTGAATCAAGTTTCCGATCAGCCCAAAGTGGTCAAGGCGGCGATTGGCGAATTCATGAAAACGCTGATTGAAGCGGTGGTGATCGTACTGGCAGTCAGTTTTGTCAGCCTGGGGCGACGGGCCGGCGTTGTGGTGGCACTATCGATTCCGCTGGTGTTATGTGCTGTTTTCCTGGCAATGCAGGCACTACATATTGATCTGCACAAGATCTCACTGGGTGCGTTGATCATTGCCCTAGGATTGTTGGTGGACGATGCCATTATTGCAGTCGAGATGATGGAGCTGAAACTTAGCCAAGGCTGGGACAAACTGAAAGCAGCCAGTTATGCCTATTCCGCCACGGCCTTTCCCATGTTGACCGGCACCTTGATCACTGCTGCCGGGTTTCTACCAGTTGGCTTGTCTGTGGGTGGGGCCTCCGAGTACACCGGCGCCATTTTCTGGGTAGTCACGATAGCATTGCTTGTTTCGTGGGTCATTGCGGTCACAGCAACCCCGCTATTGGGTTTTCATTTGCTGCAGAATCATTCTGGCCATGTCGCTGACAACGCCATCAAACCATCACGTTTCAACCGGCTGTTTACCCAATTGCTATCTTGGTGTTTGCGCCATAAATGGATGACGTTGACGATCACACTAGTAGCCTTCCTGGGCGCATTGGCGTTAGACCCATGGGTAAAGAAGGAGTTTTTCCCTGCCTCCACCCGGCCTGAGCTGATCGTGGACTTGACCTTACCAGAAGGCGCATCGTTGCTGCAAACCCAGGCGGTTGTCGACCGTTTCTCCCATACCTTGCAGGGTGATCCACGCATCGTCAATTTCGTCAGTTACGTTGGCGCCAGCTCTCCGCGTTTTGTACTGGTGATGGATCAGAATCTGGGCGCCAGCAATTTTGCTCAATTTATTATCCTGGCCAAAGATGCCGTCGCTCGCGATGCATTACGGCAATCGGTTGAGCAGATCTTTGCACGACAGTTCGAAAATGTCCGCGCTCGCGCACGTATTCTACCCAATGGGCCACCCTCACCCTATCCAGTCATGCTGCGGGTTCACGGGCCACAGCATGAACAAGTGGTGAAGATCGCAGAGCAAGTCGCACAGGTGATGCGTCGCCACCCGGATGCTGGTGAGGTTCATTTGGACTGGCATCAGAAAAGCAAGGCACTCCGGCTTGAGGTGGATCAGGATAAAGCACGGGCCCTGGGTATAGATCCAGAAGAACTGGCGACAGGCATCCGGGCACTAATCACCGGTCTGCCTATTTCCCAGTTTCGGGAAGCGGATAAACTGATTGATGTCATCGTTCGGCTTGATCATGCGGACCGAACCAACTTGGCACACATCGAAGCACTACCCATTCATCTGGGTAATGGCCGCTTTGTCCCATTGGCCCAAGTGGCCAAGGTCAGCCTGGACATGGAACATGGCCTGATCTGGCGCCGCAATCGACAGCCCAATATTACGGTACAGGCCAGTGTGTTGGGGAATGCCAAGGGTAACGATGTGACACTGGCAATCTATGACAATCTGGCCGGGCTACGTGCCAAATTACCCGCAAGCTACCATATTGAAATAGCGGGTGATGCGGAAGAAAGTGCCAAATCTGCGGAACAATTGGTGGCGCAGCTACCGGCCATGTTGGTCGCGATCATGATCCTGCTAATGCTGCAACTGCAAAGTATCGGCAGAACAATGCTGGTATTGCTGACCGCGCCGTTGGGCATGATTGGGGTCAATACCTTCCTGATCCTGTTCAATCAACCAATGGGGTTTGTTGCACAGTTAGGGGTCATCGCACTGGCCGGTATGATCATGCGAAATTCGGTGATCCTGATCGATCAAATAGAAAAACAGATTGCAAGCGGCCAAAACGCGTGGCAAGCCATCATCGATTCTGCCTTGTTGCGCTTTCGTCCGATCATGCTGACTGCTGCTGCGGCAATGCTGGGGATGATCCCCTTGACCCGATCTGCTTTCTGGGGGCCCATGGCGGTAGCCATCATGGGTGGTTTACTGGTCGCCACGGCCTTGACACTGCTGTCACTGCCTGCGATGTACGCGGCTTGGTATCGAGTTGTTGAGCCCGATGACCGGCAACCTTGA
- a CDS encoding two component system sensor kinase: MLPARLPLPRYRHSLVAKLLLLLCGAIGLVWSLNETAAYYYYYREAYQYGTDKLIQQAKAIADAENRRDRQAESNVQTLLTRWQQILAVPQGAPSNPQSKRLLAPGQVDTPNQSVSAAYALLEQYSLGGFGEYLDSFVILPGQGVILHPPTTAGSRYPDQRQATLQTLLQIPESNSLRWGPPEFDPQVGWHRSVAAVDAQSGAIVGLTYRMDDLVATKLMYVEPEAMLIQNSSGAWWPYSSQILPRDVVTQLKPALPDCTQPALTEIGQHIVVCAPIHRQQSQLLMVYSVDRLRQEILQPMTGWLPITLAVTLGLVGLMYAILRRYLSRPLKHFVTVIDGMAPTNLKPRLPEGRDDELGRIARAYNGLLSTITAHYETLENRVNERTRELDQAKQRAEVANQRKSEHITSISHEIRTPLNGIVGALGLLQHAALTTDQHDLVDTAMKCSGYLLGIINNLLDFSRIEAGQMALSIEPTPLLPLLDQAMLTIHLRARDQGLTLKTLVDANVPLDVPLDALRVRQILINLLGNAVKFTEAGHIYLRVSADSDNLYIVVEDSGPGIPVSHHARIFEPFVQVAPHQNGSGLGLAIATSLAQLMDGAITLDSQPGHGARFTFSLPLRHLTAAPLPFAGPVAAPANLHPQLKKWGLAPSLSATGPLAAPELVFLPGRLWHRLIGLSVDDTSDGDTNLAPPSPWALKILLVDDVATNRDIVGKMLQYLGHEVIAVDSGLAALAAGTTQAFDLVLMDVRMPDMDGLETTRRWRDPASDQFDSQCPIFALSANAQPGERERVRSAGMDEYLAKPVTMLQLAQALDQAATMQLRRGITPSASQRLNQPMLSVANAATHHRIIDELRILYASVIQCFEAQDTARLADALHALKGCAGQAGLDEIWQTTARLEYDLDESGLPNDHRINDLGSLIEQQAR; encoded by the coding sequence ATGCTTCCTGCCCGTTTGCCGCTACCACGCTATCGCCATTCGCTTGTTGCCAAGCTGTTGCTGTTGCTTTGCGGTGCCATTGGGTTGGTATGGAGCCTCAACGAAACCGCCGCCTATTACTATTACTATCGTGAAGCCTACCAATACGGTACCGACAAGCTAATACAACAGGCGAAAGCGATTGCTGATGCTGAAAACCGCCGTGATCGACAAGCTGAATCCAACGTCCAAACCTTGTTGACCCGGTGGCAGCAGATCCTTGCTGTACCACAGGGTGCGCCATCGAATCCGCAAAGCAAACGGCTGCTCGCCCCCGGTCAAGTGGACACACCCAATCAGTCGGTCAGTGCTGCTTACGCCTTACTGGAACAATATAGCTTAGGAGGGTTTGGCGAGTATCTGGACAGTTTCGTCATCTTGCCCGGGCAAGGTGTAATCCTGCACCCACCTACCACGGCAGGTAGTCGTTATCCGGACCAACGGCAGGCAACGCTACAGACCTTATTGCAGATACCGGAAAGCAACAGCCTACGCTGGGGACCGCCCGAATTCGACCCACAAGTCGGTTGGCACCGATCGGTGGCTGCTGTCGATGCCCAAAGTGGTGCCATAGTAGGGCTGACCTACCGCATGGATGACCTGGTGGCGACCAAGCTGATGTATGTGGAACCGGAGGCCATGCTGATTCAAAACAGTTCCGGTGCTTGGTGGCCATATTCTTCGCAAATCTTGCCACGGGATGTGGTGACACAACTGAAGCCTGCTTTACCAGATTGTACCCAACCCGCCTTGACAGAGATTGGTCAACACATTGTGGTATGCGCTCCCATCCATCGTCAGCAAAGCCAACTGCTGATGGTGTATTCCGTAGATCGACTTCGCCAGGAAATCCTGCAACCGATGACCGGCTGGCTACCGATCACACTGGCTGTTACCCTGGGTCTGGTGGGTTTGATGTATGCCATTTTGCGTCGTTATCTGTCACGTCCGCTAAAGCATTTTGTCACGGTGATTGATGGCATGGCACCCACTAATCTCAAGCCGCGTCTGCCAGAGGGGCGCGACGACGAGTTGGGCCGTATTGCACGTGCCTACAACGGCTTACTGTCCACCATTACCGCTCACTATGAAACGCTGGAAAACAGAGTCAACGAACGTACCCGGGAGTTGGATCAAGCTAAGCAACGGGCAGAAGTTGCCAACCAACGCAAGAGCGAACACATCACCAGTATCAGTCATGAAATCCGTACACCACTGAATGGCATCGTAGGTGCATTGGGTCTGTTACAACATGCTGCACTGACTACCGACCAGCACGATCTGGTAGATACGGCTATGAAGTGCTCAGGTTATTTATTGGGCATCATCAATAACTTGCTTGATTTTTCTCGAATCGAAGCTGGGCAGATGGCCTTGTCAATTGAACCGACACCACTGTTACCACTGCTGGACCAGGCCATGTTGACCATCCACCTGCGAGCCAGAGATCAAGGATTGACACTCAAAACGCTTGTCGATGCTAATGTGCCACTGGATGTACCATTGGATGCGCTTCGAGTGCGGCAAATCCTGATCAATCTGCTAGGCAATGCAGTCAAATTCACCGAAGCAGGTCATATCTATCTGCGGGTATCGGCAGACAGCGACAACCTTTACATTGTTGTAGAGGATTCCGGCCCAGGGATCCCTGTATCACACCATGCTCGGATCTTCGAGCCGTTTGTACAGGTTGCGCCACATCAGAATGGATCGGGTCTGGGACTGGCCATTGCCACCAGCCTGGCCCAACTGATGGATGGCGCCATTACCCTGGATTCTCAGCCAGGCCATGGCGCCCGCTTCACCTTCAGTTTGCCGTTGCGTCATTTGACAGCGGCCCCATTACCTTTTGCTGGCCCTGTGGCAGCCCCTGCCAACTTGCACCCACAGCTGAAAAAATGGGGGCTCGCCCCCTCCCTTTCCGCAACAGGCCCGCTGGCTGCACCGGAGCTGGTGTTCCTACCAGGCCGCCTTTGGCATAGATTGATCGGTCTGTCAGTCGATGACACCAGCGATGGTGATACCAATCTGGCACCACCCTCTCCTTGGGCACTAAAAATACTGCTAGTGGATGACGTTGCCACCAACCGCGATATCGTTGGCAAGATGTTGCAGTACTTGGGGCATGAGGTAATCGCAGTCGATAGTGGCCTTGCTGCACTCGCAGCGGGTACAACACAAGCATTCGACCTGGTGTTGATGGATGTGCGGATGCCAGACATGGATGGCTTGGAAACCACTAGACGCTGGCGCGACCCGGCTTCCGATCAGTTCGACAGCCAATGCCCAATCTTTGCACTGAGCGCAAATGCCCAACCGGGAGAGCGGGAACGAGTACGCAGTGCAGGTATGGACGAATATCTGGCCAAGCCGGTTACCATGCTACAGCTGGCTCAAGCCCTGGATCAGGCAGCGACCATGCAGCTGCGCCGAGGGATCACACCCTCAGCCAGTCAGCGCCTAAATCAGCCCATGCTCTCAGTAGCAAATGCAGCGACACATCATCGAATCATTGACGAGCTACGGATACTGTACGCATCGGTAATTCAGTGTTTTGAAGCGCAGGATACAGCCCGATTGGCAGATGCGCTGCATGCACTTAAAGGATGCGCCGGACAGGCTGGTCTGGATGAAATTTGGCAAACCACTGCTCGGCTTGAGTATGATCTGGATGAGTCTGGTTTACCAAACGACCATCGGATCAATGATCTGGGTAGCTTGATCGAACAGCAAGCTCGTTGA
- a CDS encoding two component system response regulator, with amino-acid sequence MNPHRPSMRVLIVEDHALLIEGIKNLLRPFSQYEVVGQVEDGLQVYKACQDYLPDLILLDLGLPGMDGIDIITQLKKRWPALLIVVITANSAEHKAQEALQAGANGYVLKKSPQQTLLAALQTVQIGRSFIDPSLAVDQLQKERGSREADTLTLRERQVLKLVAEGNRNKDIAECLSISLKTVETHRLNLMRKLDVHNATELVGWAQRLGLL; translated from the coding sequence ATGAATCCGCACAGACCATCCATGCGTGTATTAATTGTCGAAGATCATGCCTTGCTGATTGAAGGCATCAAAAACCTGTTGCGCCCCTTTTCGCAGTACGAAGTAGTTGGGCAGGTGGAGGATGGCTTGCAAGTCTACAAGGCTTGTCAGGATTATTTGCCAGACTTGATTCTGTTGGATCTTGGTCTGCCAGGAATGGATGGTATCGATATCATCACCCAGTTGAAAAAACGTTGGCCGGCATTGCTGATCGTGGTCATCACGGCCAATTCGGCGGAACATAAAGCACAGGAAGCCTTACAGGCAGGGGCCAATGGGTATGTACTGAAGAAGAGCCCTCAGCAGACCTTACTGGCTGCCTTGCAGACAGTACAGATCGGACGGTCGTTTATCGACCCATCACTGGCTGTTGATCAACTGCAGAAAGAACGGGGCAGTCGCGAAGCGGATACCTTGACCTTGCGTGAGCGACAGGTCTTGAAACTGGTGGCCGAAGGCAATCGCAATAAAGACATTGCCGAGTGCCTGTCAATCAGTCTGAAAACAGTCGAAACCCACCGATTGAACCTAATGCGTAAATTGGATGTACACAATGCGACTGAGCTGGTCGGCTGGGCACAGCGCTTGGGTTTGTTGTGA
- a CDS encoding TolC family outer membrane protein, whose protein sequence is MKTTATRHNQALCSLCCLLATTTAWSGDLLSAYRDALKYDSQLAAARYSMEAGKEGAVQGRSQLLPQVEASAEGSRSWIHYVPGNNVPGQLETKDSNGNKYDGAISAQQPIFRAQNLTTYEQGKLGAQASELQYHIAEQQLMLRVAKAYFDVLQARDAVTVAASQKEAFFEQLAQAKKRFQVGVATITDTYEAQSRFDATNAQEIAARNDLEVKTNALRQLTGTNQDWIASLNSKMKPSQPEPKDLNVWQDMATSGNLVLRAQQLNEQVAKYEVQKNRQAHLPTLDLVGRVGKTWDQVGARNGGTDQTRVASVGLQLNVPIYAGGVLDSKVREAAANYEKTKQDVLTTRRSVEQDTKSAFLGVTSGAAQVQALEQALVSAQSQLDATRTGQQIGVRTNVDVLNAQQQYYQIYSNLLQARYGYLLAKLNLAFQAGQLSDTDLAEVNHLLVRP, encoded by the coding sequence ATGAAAACAACCGCTACGCGACACAATCAAGCACTTTGCAGCCTATGTTGCTTACTGGCCACCACAACTGCCTGGTCTGGCGACCTGTTGTCCGCCTACCGCGACGCTCTGAAATACGATTCACAGCTGGCTGCCGCCCGTTACAGTATGGAAGCTGGCAAAGAAGGAGCTGTGCAAGGGCGTTCGCAATTGTTGCCACAGGTGGAAGCATCAGCTGAGGGTAGTCGCAGTTGGATACATTATGTTCCGGGAAATAATGTTCCTGGTCAGCTTGAAACCAAGGACAGTAACGGCAATAAATATGATGGTGCAATCAGTGCCCAGCAGCCTATTTTCCGTGCACAAAACCTGACGACCTATGAACAAGGCAAGTTGGGCGCGCAAGCTTCGGAGCTGCAATACCATATCGCCGAACAGCAATTGATGCTGCGTGTTGCCAAAGCTTATTTTGATGTATTGCAAGCTCGCGATGCTGTCACTGTTGCTGCATCCCAAAAAGAAGCGTTCTTCGAGCAGTTGGCACAAGCGAAGAAGCGTTTCCAAGTTGGTGTCGCGACGATTACCGATACCTATGAAGCACAATCCCGTTTTGATGCCACCAACGCACAGGAAATTGCTGCCCGTAACGATCTGGAAGTGAAGACCAATGCCCTGCGCCAACTGACGGGCACCAATCAGGATTGGATTGCGTCGCTGAACAGCAAAATGAAGCCAAGCCAGCCTGAACCAAAGGATCTGAATGTTTGGCAGGACATGGCAACCAGTGGCAACTTGGTATTGCGGGCTCAGCAATTGAACGAGCAAGTGGCAAAGTACGAAGTACAAAAAAATCGTCAGGCCCATTTGCCAACGCTGGACTTGGTTGGCCGGGTTGGCAAAACCTGGGATCAGGTCGGTGCGCGTAACGGTGGTACTGATCAAACCCGCGTAGCGTCAGTCGGTTTGCAGCTGAATGTGCCGATCTATGCCGGTGGTGTATTGGATTCAAAAGTGCGCGAAGCCGCTGCCAATTATGAAAAGACCAAGCAGGATGTATTGACCACGCGTCGTAGTGTGGAACAGGACACCAAGTCTGCTTTCCTGGGGGTCACCAGTGGTGCGGCGCAAGTTCAAGCACTGGAGCAAGCCCTGGTATCGGCACAGAGCCAATTGGATGCAACCAGGACTGGGCAACAGATTGGGGTGCGGACCAACGTGGATGTGTTGAACGCTCAGCAACAGTATTACCAAATCTATTCCAATTTGCTGCAAGCTCGATATGGCTATTTGCTGGCCAAGCTGAATCTGGCGTTCCAAGCAGGCCAATTGTCTGATACGGATCTGGCAGAGGTTAACCATCTCTTGGTCAGGCCATAA
- a CDS encoding M20/M25/M40 family metallo-hydrolase, producing the protein MKLSCISAALLGLSLVGVSYAADPAPASKKVFVTVGSDGYQLFQRFVDSDIKLIEKSTVPTSLQPMAGMKTIPHETVHVIEVDEEKLGAMGGMVHMFMRRCGGFITHNTLEEARASLSTPVMALTARPSYKIDNQAIVTPMLNQMQDAPIYTTISDLSAIVNRYYQTQGGVKGSNYILNKWKQLAGSRTDVTVETFSHSWLQKSVIMTIKGSDPQMASEVVVLGGHQDSINLNGTGENTRAPGADDDASGIASMTEVIRVMMANNYKPKRTISFMAYAAEEVGLRGSKDIAARYKADGVNVVGVMQLDMTNFKGSDADIYIFTDYTDAQQNTFLENLIKAYLPTLRIGSDRCGYGCSDHASWYNQGFPASLPFESSFSGSNKNIHTTNDTLANMGDQALHALKFAKLGLAYAVELGSDGDGGGGGEVKTISDQNVSLTKGAIKSYGPFKTLGGSTFKSSITGTGDADLYVRIGAAPTTTQYNCRPYKTGSTETCNVNVPTTSDVYLMVRGYEASVYNLSGTYTTPKP; encoded by the coding sequence ATGAAACTAAGTTGCATTAGTGCTGCGTTGCTTGGCTTGAGTCTAGTTGGGGTGAGCTATGCTGCCGACCCGGCACCGGCCTCCAAAAAGGTATTCGTTACCGTGGGTAGTGATGGCTATCAACTCTTCCAGCGCTTCGTGGACAGCGACATCAAACTGATCGAGAAAAGTACTGTTCCTACCAGCCTTCAACCGATGGCCGGTATGAAGACGATCCCGCACGAAACCGTACATGTCATCGAAGTGGATGAAGAGAAGCTGGGTGCGATGGGTGGCATGGTGCACATGTTCATGCGCCGTTGTGGTGGCTTCATTACACATAACACACTGGAAGAGGCCCGCGCTTCATTGAGCACGCCAGTGATGGCTTTGACGGCTCGTCCCAGCTACAAGATCGACAATCAAGCCATTGTGACGCCCATGCTGAATCAGATGCAGGATGCGCCGATCTACACCACGATCAGCGACCTGTCAGCCATTGTGAATCGTTACTACCAGACCCAGGGCGGCGTAAAGGGCTCGAACTACATCCTCAACAAATGGAAGCAACTGGCGGGCTCACGTACGGACGTGACGGTGGAAACCTTCAGCCATAGCTGGCTGCAGAAGTCGGTGATCATGACCATCAAGGGTTCCGACCCGCAAATGGCGAGTGAAGTGGTGGTGCTGGGTGGCCACCAGGACTCCATCAACTTGAATGGCACAGGTGAAAATACCCGCGCCCCAGGTGCGGATGACGATGCATCCGGTATCGCCAGCATGACGGAAGTGATTCGTGTGATGATGGCCAATAACTACAAACCGAAACGCACCATCTCTTTCATGGCTTATGCCGCAGAAGAAGTCGGCCTGCGTGGTTCGAAAGACATTGCGGCCAGGTACAAGGCAGATGGTGTGAATGTAGTCGGTGTCATGCAACTTGATATGACCAACTTCAAGGGGTCGGACGCAGACATCTACATCTTCACCGATTATACCGATGCCCAGCAGAACACTTTCCTTGAAAACCTGATCAAGGCCTACCTGCCTACCTTGCGTATCGGTTCCGATCGTTGTGGTTACGGGTGCTCGGATCATGCATCCTGGTACAACCAGGGTTTCCCTGCATCGCTGCCGTTCGAGTCATCGTTCAGTGGTAGTAACAAGAACATCCACACGACTAACGATACGCTGGCCAATATGGGTGATCAGGCGTTGCATGCGCTGAAGTTTGCCAAACTGGGGTTGGCCTATGCGGTTGAATTAGGTAGCGATGGGGATGGCGGTGGTGGCGGTGAAGTTAAAACCATTTCAGACCAGAATGTCAGCCTGACCAAAGGCGCTATCAAATCTTATGGCCCGTTCAAGACACTGGGTGGCAGCACCTTCAAATCCAGTATTACTGGTACAGGTGATGCAGATCTCTACGTCCGGATCGGTGCAGCGCCCACCACCACGCAATACAACTGCCGTCCGTACAAGACAGGTAGTACCGAGACATGCAATGTGAATGTACCGACCACCAGTGATGTTTACCTCATGGTGCGTGGCTACGAAGCATCGGTCTACAATCTGTCTGGTACTTACACCACACCCAAGCCTTGA